In Mucilaginibacter celer, one DNA window encodes the following:
- a CDS encoding lanthionine synthetase LanC family protein: MEQTQISQQNCIIQQSDVEVDHPSSNANYDYSYYLMEQGFRFTYAHPYLFAGESSKTDTWLIHITVVRLQFDQLIRPLLAFLKPIAVSFAIPVDADHHSSILDGRSSFPLTGKAITICASTSEEAILIVHHLCTLTKSIIGPSMPCAYHLTDTVGISYGTLFSQNDNRAITGSLFYKSAIADNLKQIINTKKIAWPFQEIMSLTSFKQPRLLNKQYIPIETFKKDPKGNVFKALKLNRIFDMQWCVIKQGRHYQSFDNSGRDAKDRLAWQFEIHKHFESKNILPKTIAHFELYGDAFFVMDYKESVSLTEKAIQLSEGRTWTSTSVERKREMLGYLLQVTNILGQFHDEGFVHRDVTPANFVVTEAAQVFAIDIELCYNIRMQAPNPPFTLGTPGFMSPAQEKGDIPSFKDDIHSFGALLISLLTGVLPNKLNLKNPKQLKTNLCYFIDSPSLVNAIIACLSADPGLRPGFSEIRAVLELCDTMLLTTLAPLPGIAPSIANENSISILSNAFNTISNLVFGYRMNISNKTVATNPGQNCEPANADFTIGITPGFADFVVLAMYQPYFSTDLIQGFNSNIQSWIAQIMTIELPDLELQIFSNALSQIKPGTELLLNFMSKANPLADDLTDPTSAAISGGLAGIGLKSLFLTDQQSSESDRNQLAETVSCISAMQEKDGSWATVSKTPGKKSFKAIGFSHGVAGITYFLLSYYARYRSEDLRVRTVFALKWLIKQRRSDRGKMTWPVSAENQTVDPWLEHGFSGVALTFIKAYEVMGHSIYREIAEEVLGYHPLHVTSNYCAFGNGLSGLGEIYLEANRVFGNEEWLFRATIIRDTLLNSCFRDDDVCYWLDGTQLNPTPDFWTGNAGVLHFLLRFEYPDQIHFLAHLIP; this comes from the coding sequence ATGGAACAAACTCAGATAAGCCAACAAAATTGCATTATTCAGCAATCGGACGTTGAAGTTGACCACCCATCTTCAAACGCGAATTACGATTATTCCTATTATCTGATGGAACAGGGTTTTAGATTCACCTATGCTCATCCCTATTTGTTCGCAGGGGAATCCAGCAAAACTGATACCTGGCTGATCCATATTACGGTTGTTCGCCTGCAATTTGACCAGCTGATCCGGCCATTACTTGCGTTTCTTAAACCCATTGCAGTTTCGTTCGCAATACCTGTCGATGCAGACCATCACAGCAGTATCCTCGACGGGCGAAGCAGCTTCCCACTTACCGGGAAAGCCATTACGATCTGCGCATCAACGTCAGAGGAAGCGATATTAATAGTTCACCATTTATGCACTTTGACGAAATCAATCATAGGGCCATCGATGCCCTGCGCCTATCACCTAACAGACACTGTTGGAATAAGCTACGGCACTTTATTCAGCCAAAATGATAACAGAGCGATAACAGGGTCGCTTTTTTACAAATCCGCGATTGCTGATAACTTAAAGCAGATAATTAACACAAAAAAAATTGCATGGCCATTCCAGGAGATAATGTCCTTAACTTCATTCAAACAACCACGTTTGCTGAACAAGCAGTATATCCCCATCGAAACATTCAAAAAAGACCCGAAGGGCAATGTTTTCAAAGCCCTGAAATTAAACAGGATTTTCGATATGCAATGGTGCGTGATCAAGCAGGGCAGGCATTACCAGAGTTTTGATAATTCCGGGAGGGACGCGAAAGATCGGCTGGCCTGGCAATTTGAGATCCATAAGCATTTCGAATCCAAAAACATCCTTCCGAAAACAATAGCACATTTCGAACTATACGGCGATGCTTTCTTTGTTATGGATTACAAAGAATCCGTTTCTCTGACCGAAAAAGCAATTCAGCTAAGCGAGGGCCGTACCTGGACTTCGACATCTGTCGAAAGAAAAAGGGAGATGCTTGGTTATTTATTACAGGTAACGAACATCCTTGGGCAATTTCATGACGAGGGCTTTGTACACCGTGATGTTACGCCGGCAAATTTCGTTGTAACCGAAGCCGCCCAGGTCTTCGCCATAGATATCGAATTATGTTACAACATCCGGATGCAAGCTCCGAACCCTCCTTTCACCTTGGGGACACCGGGCTTTATGTCACCCGCGCAGGAAAAGGGCGATATACCCTCGTTCAAAGATGATATTCACAGTTTTGGCGCGCTATTAATTTCCTTGCTGACCGGGGTATTGCCAAATAAGTTAAACCTTAAAAATCCCAAACAACTTAAAACCAATCTATGCTATTTCATCGATTCGCCATCCTTGGTAAACGCAATTATTGCATGCCTTAGTGCAGATCCAGGCCTCCGGCCAGGCTTCTCCGAAATCCGTGCGGTTTTGGAACTATGTGACACCATGTTATTGACAACATTGGCTCCCTTGCCAGGCATTGCGCCGTCGATAGCCAATGAAAATTCAATCAGCATATTGAGTAACGCCTTCAATACAATTTCAAATCTTGTTTTTGGCTACAGGATGAATATTTCCAATAAGACGGTGGCGACCAACCCTGGTCAAAACTGCGAACCAGCGAATGCTGATTTCACCATAGGCATCACACCTGGCTTCGCTGACTTTGTCGTCCTTGCGATGTACCAACCTTACTTTTCGACTGATTTGATTCAAGGGTTTAATTCTAATATCCAATCATGGATAGCACAAATCATGACGATCGAACTCCCCGACCTTGAACTTCAAATTTTTTCAAATGCACTGAGCCAAATAAAACCAGGCACAGAACTGCTCCTGAATTTCATGAGTAAAGCTAACCCTCTCGCTGACGACCTTACCGATCCTACCTCAGCTGCGATATCCGGGGGCCTGGCAGGTATCGGATTAAAATCGCTATTTCTTACGGACCAGCAGAGTTCAGAGTCCGACCGGAACCAATTAGCCGAAACGGTCAGCTGTATAAGTGCGATGCAAGAAAAAGATGGTTCCTGGGCAACCGTATCCAAAACGCCTGGCAAAAAAAGCTTTAAAGCAATTGGCTTTTCGCATGGCGTAGCAGGCATAACGTATTTCCTGTTAAGTTACTATGCAAGGTACCGGTCGGAAGATCTACGGGTACGAACCGTGTTCGCTTTGAAGTGGCTCATCAAGCAGCGCCGGTCTGACAGAGGCAAAATGACCTGGCCGGTCAGTGCCGAGAATCAAACCGTCGATCCCTGGCTGGAGCATGGATTCTCCGGCGTAGCTTTAACATTTATTAAGGCTTATGAAGTAATGGGCCATTCCATCTACAGGGAAATCGCCGAAGAAGTATTAGGCTATCACCCCTTGCATGTTACGAGTAATTATTGTGCTTTCGGCAATGGGTTGAGCGGATTAGGAGAAATATACCTGGAGGCTAACCGGGTATTCGGGAACGAGGAATGGCTTTTTCGAGCAACCATAATTCGCGATACCTTGCTCAACAGTTGTTTCCGGGACGACGATGTTTGTTACTGGCTTGACGGCACGCAGTTAAATCCTACTCCTGATTTTTGGACGGGCAATGCTGGCGTATTACACTTCCTGCTCCGTTTTGAATACCCCGATCAAATTCATTTCCTTGCACACCTTATCCCATAA
- a CDS encoding MauE/DoxX family redox-associated membrane protein gives MKKELIYELITGLLVLLFLYTGLSKLLDFKNFEVSMLFQHLPAWLTIPMTYGLPLSEIAVAALMIPDKSRLPGSYVFLIMMTAFTLYVGAALLHLFPRAPCACGGMLKSLGWGQHFVLNLLFIILAVISIRYYRTKRKLTTKHKPFGA, from the coding sequence ATGAAAAAAGAACTGATCTACGAATTGATCACCGGTTTACTGGTCCTGCTGTTCCTTTATACCGGCCTCAGCAAATTGCTCGATTTTAAGAATTTCGAAGTTTCCATGCTGTTTCAGCATTTACCGGCATGGCTAACCATACCGATGACCTATGGATTACCATTATCGGAGATCGCAGTAGCAGCCCTGATGATCCCGGATAAAAGTAGATTGCCGGGAAGTTACGTTTTCCTTATCATGATGACTGCCTTCACGTTGTATGTCGGCGCGGCGTTGCTGCACCTTTTCCCGAGAGCGCCCTGCGCTTGCGGAGGAATGCTCAAATCATTAGGCTGGGGACAGCATTTCGTCCTTAACCTGCTGTTTATCATCCTTGCGGTTATCTCAATCCGATATTACCGCACTAAAAGAAAATTGACAACAAAACATAAGCCTTTCGGGGCATAA
- a CDS encoding DUF6520 family protein, whose product MKKIRMGLMAIVALSGVGSAFAFSPKPQATTYYARQTLNNGFHWTQTVPNPDTAQCLTETGRVCQISTSTAPKDDEIPAGHSSTNHVFVTL is encoded by the coding sequence ATGAAAAAGATCAGAATGGGCCTTATGGCCATCGTAGCCCTTTCGGGCGTAGGCAGTGCATTTGCTTTCAGCCCAAAACCACAGGCTACAACTTATTACGCGAGGCAGACCCTTAACAACGGTTTTCACTGGACTCAAACTGTTCCGAACCCTGACACTGCACAGTGTTTAACGGAGACCGGCCGCGTTTGCCAGATTTCAACCAGCACGGCACCGAAAGATGATGAGATCCCTGCGGGTCATTCATCAACCAACCACGTGTTTGTTACCCTTTAA